Sequence from the Melioribacteraceae bacterium 4301-Me genome:
AGTTGAAACAGAAACATTCCCTTTTTTCCACTTGCCGAAATATTTTTCGACCAACTTTTGTGCTTCTGCTTTGTTTATGTCACCCACAATTGCTAAATAAGAAATATTTGGCTTAAAATAAGTTTCATAATATTTATTGCACATTTGAAGATTTATTTTATTGACTGATTCTTCAGTCATTGATTCTCCGTAAGGATGATTTTTTCCGTAAAAGAGTGCATCTCTTACACGAGTTGATATTGCATCTGGATTATCTTTGGCGGACGCTAAACTTGAAAGCATTTGTTTTTTTATCTTATCTAATTCTTCTTGTCTAAAAAGAGGATGCAGTAAGATATCTGACATGATATCTAGTAATTTATTGACGTGTTTTTTTAAAGATGCAGCATAAATCCCGGTTGAAGAAGTGTTTAGTGTTGCGCCAATAAAATCTATTTCTTCATCAATTTTATCCTTGGTTCTATTTTTTGTACCTGTTCTCAATAATTCCCCAGCAGCTTCAATATAGCCAGCACTATCTCCTTCAAGAATTGGTGAACGGTCGACAACTAAATTAAAAGCTACGCGTGGCAGTTTGTGGTTTTCTACTACAAAAACCTTTAAGCCATTTTTAAGTGTAAAACTATCATATTTGCCAAGTTTAATTTCGGGTGCAGGACCTGGCTTAGGTCTAACACTTCTATCGACTTGTGCAAAGTTTATTCCACATATTAAAAGAACGATTACCAAAAATTTGTTTTTCATTTTAAACTTCTCCATTGTTCTTTAAATTAATTTCATTTGGTTGAATTGGCTTTTTTAGGTAAATAATATAGAACTACACGATTATCATTATTTAAATATTTATCGGCAACTCTTTTAATATCCTCACGTGTTACCATCATGTATTTATTTATTTCTGTGTTGATAAGGTTTGTATTATGGAAGAATAGATAATAGTTAGCAAGACTTCTTGCAACACCAAGGTTAGTACTGTTAGAAGTAACAAAATCATTTTCGGTTTGGTTCTGCAGTTTTTGATATTCACGTTTAGAAATTAAAGAATCCTTTACCTTATCTAATTCTAACTGCATAGCTTTTTCGAGATCTTCAGCATTCACTCCAACATTTGCAACGGCATAAGTAATGAATAAACCCGGGTCTTCAAGAGCAAAGTTTAATGAACCAGCGTATACCGCTTTTTGCTGCTTGTCTACCAATGACTTGTATAACCTCGAACTTTGTCCCTGTGCGAGGATGGTATTTAACATATCAAGCGCATAATAGTCTGGTGTTCCCTGAGCTGGAATTCTATATGCAAACAGAACAAGTGGAAGTTGTATATTGTCGTAAACTGTATCTCTTACCTCACCGTTTAGAGGCGGTTCGACTATTTGTGGTTGTTTAATCTCGTATTTACCACGCGGTATATCCGCAAAATATTTTTCAATTTCTTTTTTAGCTTGTTCTATGTTTATGTCTCCCGAAATAGAAAGAACAGCATTTTGTGGAACATAATAATGTTTATAAAAATCAATAAACTCGTCCAAAGTAGCTTTGTCGATATATTGTGCAGATCCTATAGGAGTCCATCTGTATGGGTGAACTTTATAAGCATGTTTAAAAACTTGTTCTTGCAATGTGCCATAGGGTTGATTGTCCAACCGCTGCTTTCGCTCTTCTTTTACTACTTTCCTTTGGGTTTCAACTCCAATTGAATCAATTTTCAAATGAAGCATTCTTTCTGATTCCATCCACAATCCAAGTTCTAATTGATTTGATGGCAAAATTTGATAATAAAAAGTTTCATCGAAGGACGTACTTGCATTGTTTTGCCCACCGGCATTCTCTGAAATTTTATCGAACTCGCCCCTGCCAATATATTCAGAACCCTCGAACATTAAATGTTCGAAAAAGTGTGCAAAGCCAGTTCGGTCAGGCTGCTCATTCTTAGAGCCCACATGATAAGTTACTGTAATTGCTACTATCGGCGTTGAATTATCCTGGTGTAAGATTACATGCAGTCCATTGTTAAGGTTGTACTCAACAAAATTAATTTTTCTCTCTTGTGGATAAGTTAATTGGCTTACTACAAAGAGAAAAAGTAAAATTATTTTTACTCTCATCACTCACCCTTTTTAGTTTGTAGTTCTTTATTGCAAATTCATTTATTTAAAATAAATAAAAAAAGCGTTTAATATGAAAGGGAGGCAGTAAAAAATTTTTCCATTGCTTACGGATAGAAAGCGGATTTTTGATTGTGCAAAAGAATCAACTCCAATGGATTTTATAGGAAAAAATTGATGTAAAATTTATGATTAAGTCATATCTGTCCAATATATTTTTTATTTCGTTCCTAAAGGGACTTAATCTATTTCTTTGTTCTTTATCCTAAAAATATTTTGTCCTGACGGGACAATAAAGCTTTGATTATGCATAAACCAATGTAATCCCTTTAGGGATTATATAGTTATAGAACAAATAAATATCATACTGAAGTTAAAAGTCCCGTAGGGACGAGATAGGGATTGATTTACAAGACAAGTAGAATAGTCCAAAATCTTGAAGTTTTCAAATTTATTTGGTAATTCATCCCTTCGGGATTTGATTTCAAAATTATTTTGGACAGCAGTGGATTAAGTAAAATTTTTTACCGAAGCTTTGCAGACTTAATTTTTAATATGCATAAGAGTAATTATTGGCTTATAAGACTTCAAGTTAGCTGCGCGGCAAAGAGAATGTAAATGTAGTTCCTGAATTTACTAAGCTTTTGACCCAAATTTTACCTTTGTTTTTCTCTATCATTTCTTTGCACAAAATTAAACCAAGTCCACTTCCTTTCTCATCGTTTGTACCATAAGTTGAATGATTTACATCCAACCTAAAAAGTTTTCCAATGTCATCTTCTTTTATACCAACGCCGTTATCGATTATAGAAAATTCAATTGTTTTCTCTTTAACTTCAGAAGTTAACCTTACTGTTCCTCCTGGTCTTGTGAATTTTATAGCGTTGGACAAAAGATTTTGCAAAACAGAAAAAATCATATCTTCATCGGCAAAAACAATAGAATCGTTTGATATATCATTTATAATAGAAATGTTTTTGCTATCAGCATTGTTCTGCATTAGACGAATAACTTCTTCGGCTTTATGAGACATATTAAAATTTATTGGTTCAAATTGAATTTTGCCCGATTGAATACGCGACCACTGCAATAAATTTTCCAGTAGATTAAAAACATTTTTTGCTGCCTCGTGAATTTTATTAGCAAAGGAAACTATCTCTTCTTTACTTAATTCTTCTATATCTTCTGTGAGGAACTCGGAAAAGCTGAGAATTGAACTGAAAGGACTTCGTAAATCGTGAGCAATAATTGAAAAGAATTTATCTTTTGAAGCATTAGAATTTTTTAATTCTTGTTCTGATTCTTTTAGTTGTTCATTTACAGCTGCTAACTTGTTAATTAAATTTTTGAGTTGCATTTCAGACTTTTTAGCATCTGTAATATCTCTTAAAATTCCTCTATAAGAAATAATTTTGCCGTTCTGGTCTTTCACAGCCATTGCAGTTTCAAGTACTGTTACTATTTCACCGTTTTTTTTCTTAATGTTAATTTCATAATTTTTTACATAGCCGTCGCGCTCAAGTTTTTGCTTGAAACGTTCACGATCCTCTTTGTGAACATAAAGTTCATTAGCAATATCTATTTTAGCAAGGGGGTAGTTTGGGTCAATACCTAACAGTTCGTAACCGGAAGGATTTAGCTCTAAAAGTTTTCCGTCTGGTGTGCTTTCGTAAATTGCATCTTTAAGTTCAATAAAAAGATTTCTGTATTTATCTTGGATGGATTTTATAGATTCTTCAGTTTTAGTATCACTTGAAATGTCTTTGATTATATAAACTGTAGCTGTTTCCGATTTATTTTTTATGGGAAACGATTTATACTCAACAAAAAATTCAGACCCATTTTTTTTCTTGTTGATAAATTTTCTATCTGTCGGTATGCTGTTTTGTTGATTATCTGTTGGAGTTTGTGCTTCGGAAGGCTGATTATCTGAATGTAATACTTTTATGTTTTTACCTACAATTTCGTTTAGTTCATACAGATATGTTTTGCAGAAAGATTTATTAACGTATGCTATTTCATCGTTTTGGTTTGCTATGATTATGCTTTCATCAATATTCTCAAATATTTGTTTTAATGTTTCGATATTGTCAAATTCTTTGGATAACATTTTTTATGTTTATAATTTTTTAGCGCCCTCTGTGTTGAGCATAAACATAAAAGTCTAATCTCAACCTTGTAAAAATAATATTTACAAATTAAAATTCTATAAAAAATTTAACATGGTTTTCAAGATGAAGTTTTGCCATTTGAACTACAATCGGCAGTAATAAAAATTATCATATTAAATGTAAAAGAAAGGTCAGTTCTTTTTTATTTATTTATATTTTCTAATAGCTTTTTTTAAGCGGTCCATAATTGCAAGGCCAAGTCCTTTTTCCTGGACTTTCTCAACTAAAATGATGTCTAATTTTTGATTTTCAAGTTCGTGTAGATATTGGAATAAATTAGCTGCAGCTTCTCTCAAATCCTTTTTTTCGGAAAGTATTTTTACTGATGCGAATTCATAATTAATTTTTTTTTCACTAAAAAAAATAGCACCGACTTTCTTTTTTTTGTTTTTAAAAATTGAGTTTCTGCTGAGAAAGGCGATTGGAATAGACGGTGCATAGTGGTATGGAAGCTGTCCTGGCGCTGCAGGTTTATTAGAAGTAGTTCTTCTTTTCAATTTACCGGTATAAATTTCAATCTCTTCAATTGGTATCCCGCCTGGTCGTAGTAATTCAACCCCTTTATTGTCAATTTTTATTATTGTTGATTCAACACCAACTCTGCACTTACCGCCATCTAAAATTAAATTAACCTTTTCACCTAACTGGTTTTCAACATGCTGGGCTGTGGTAGGACTCAATTTACTAAATACGTTGGCACTTGGAGCGGCAATAGGAACGCCACTTTTTTTTATTAACTCAAGTGCAACTTTATGGTCAGGCATCCTAATTGCAACTGTTGGATTTCCTGCGGTTACAATGTTGGGTACAATGTCTTTCTTTGGCAAAACTAAAGTTAATGGACCAGGCCAAAATTCTTTTATTAATCTATCAATTAATTTGCTGTTGTAGTTTGTAATTTTATAAAGCATTTTTAAGTCTGATATGTGTAAAATGAGTGGATTAAACTGAGGGCGTTTTTTAACTTCGAATATTTTTGCAACCGCTATTGGGTTAAGCCCGTCTGCACCAAGACCGTAAACAGTTTCAGTAGGAAAAGCTACTAACCCTCCGCTCTTTATTATTTTGGCAGCAAGTGAAATATTTGTCTTGGTTGCATTGACTATATTCATAACAACTATCGAATTTGGCTTTCGAATATAATAAGTTTGAAACGTAAATGTAATTTAATAACATATTTCATTTTACGGAGTTAATGCTATGGAGACGTTAAACGATATAAAAAAATTTTGTAAAGTACTTGCAAATGAAAGCGGTAAGGTAATTAAAAGTTATTTCCGTACAAAAGTTTCTGTAGAAAAAAAAGTAGACTTTTCACCTGTTACAATTGCAGATAAAAAAGCTGAAGAAGTGCTGCGCGAATTGATAATGAAAGAATTTCCCGAGCATGGAATTTTAGGTGAAGAATTTGGTGAGTATAATTCTAATGCTGAGTATAAATGGGTACTTGATCCAATTGACGGCACTAAAAGCTTTATCTGCGGTGCAGTTACATTTGGGACTTTAATTGCGCTACTTAAAAACGAGAAACCAATATTAGGAGTAATTAATCAGCCTGTGCTTAATGAATTTTTAATTGGAGATAATTACTCGGCCAAATTGAACGAGGTTGATACTAAAGTAAGAAAGTGCGAGAATTTAAATGAGGCGGTTCTGCTTACTACAGACCATTTAAATATTGGCAAGTACCAAAATCAAAAGAAATTCGATGAGCTGATTAAGAAAGTTTATATTTACAGGAACTGGGGTGATTGTTATGGCTACTATCTTGTAGCAACTGGCTATGCCGATATAATGATAGACCCTATAATGAATAAATGGGACTTATTAGCTTTAGTGCCAATAATAAATGGTGCTGGAGGTAAAATAACAGATTACCACGGCAAAGATGCTGTCACGGGCAATAGTATTATAGCGACGGGCGGTTTAATTCACGACCAGGTTGTAGAAATGTTGAATTAAGAATCTTTTCATATTTGACTGCATCAAACACCAGTAAAAAGGAGACAAATATGAAAAACATAACTGAAGGAACAGATTTTAATTTTCAAGAGGAAGTTTTACAATCGGATTTGCCGGTATTAGTAGATTTTTGGGCGCCGTGGTGTGCACCTTGTAGAATGGTTGCTCCAATTGTAGAAGAAATTGCAAATGACTTTAGTGGTAAATTAAAAGTTGTTAAGCTAAATACAGATGAAAATTTTCAAACTGCGTCTCTTTATGGAATCATGAGCATACCAACTCTTGGCATATTTAAAAATGGCAAATTAGTCGACTCTGTAATTGGAGCTGTACCTAAACAGTATCTCTTAAATAAACTTAAGCCCTACTTAGAGACAATAAATTAATCGATACAAAACAAAAATGCCCCAATGAAAAAGGGGCATTTTTGCAAATGGAGATGGAGGGGGGAATTACTTTTCAATTATTGCATCTGTAGCACAAACCTCAACGCACGATTTACAATTATCGCAAA
This genomic interval carries:
- a CDS encoding PAS domain S-box protein, with amino-acid sequence MLSKEFDNIETLKQIFENIDESIIIANQNDEIAYVNKSFCKTYLYELNEIVGKNIKVLHSDNQPSEAQTPTDNQQNSIPTDRKFINKKKNGSEFFVEYKSFPIKNKSETATVYIIKDISSDTKTEESIKSIQDKYRNLFIELKDAIYESTPDGKLLELNPSGYELLGIDPNYPLAKIDIANELYVHKEDRERFKQKLERDGYVKNYEINIKKKNGEIVTVLETAMAVKDQNGKIISYRGILRDITDAKKSEMQLKNLINKLAAVNEQLKESEQELKNSNASKDKFFSIIAHDLRSPFSSILSFSEFLTEDIEELSKEEIVSFANKIHEAAKNVFNLLENLLQWSRIQSGKIQFEPINFNMSHKAEEVIRLMQNNADSKNISIINDISNDSIVFADEDMIFSVLQNLLSNAIKFTRPGGTVRLTSEVKEKTIEFSIIDNGVGIKEDDIGKLFRLDVNHSTYGTNDEKGSGLGLILCKEMIEKNKGKIWVKSLVNSGTTFTFSLPRS
- the hisN gene encoding histidinol-phosphatase, whose translation is METLNDIKKFCKVLANESGKVIKSYFRTKVSVEKKVDFSPVTIADKKAEEVLRELIMKEFPEHGILGEEFGEYNSNAEYKWVLDPIDGTKSFICGAVTFGTLIALLKNEKPILGVINQPVLNEFLIGDNYSAKLNEVDTKVRKCENLNEAVLLTTDHLNIGKYQNQKKFDELIKKVYIYRNWGDCYGYYLVATGYADIMIDPIMNKWDLLALVPIINGAGGKITDYHGKDAVTGNSIIATGGLIHDQVVEMLN
- a CDS encoding L-threonylcarbamoyladenylate synthase, which translates into the protein MNIVNATKTNISLAAKIIKSGGLVAFPTETVYGLGADGLNPIAVAKIFEVKKRPQFNPLILHISDLKMLYKITNYNSKLIDRLIKEFWPGPLTLVLPKKDIVPNIVTAGNPTVAIRMPDHKVALELIKKSGVPIAAPSANVFSKLSPTTAQHVENQLGEKVNLILDGGKCRVGVESTIIKIDNKGVELLRPGGIPIEEIEIYTGKLKRRTTSNKPAAPGQLPYHYAPSIPIAFLSRNSIFKNKKKKVGAIFFSEKKINYEFASVKILSEKKDLREAAANLFQYLHELENQKLDIILVEKVQEKGLGLAIMDRLKKAIRKYK
- a CDS encoding M16 family metallopeptidase, with amino-acid sequence MRVKIILLFLFVVSQLTYPQERKINFVEYNLNNGLHVILHQDNSTPIVAITVTYHVGSKNEQPDRTGFAHFFEHLMFEGSEYIGRGEFDKISENAGGQNNASTSFDETFYYQILPSNQLELGLWMESERMLHLKIDSIGVETQRKVVKEERKQRLDNQPYGTLQEQVFKHAYKVHPYRWTPIGSAQYIDKATLDEFIDFYKHYYVPQNAVLSISGDINIEQAKKEIEKYFADIPRGKYEIKQPQIVEPPLNGEVRDTVYDNIQLPLVLFAYRIPAQGTPDYYALDMLNTILAQGQSSRLYKSLVDKQQKAVYAGSLNFALEDPGLFITYAVANVGVNAEDLEKAMQLELDKVKDSLISKREYQKLQNQTENDFVTSNSTNLGVARSLANYYLFFHNTNLINTEINKYMMVTREDIKRVADKYLNNDNRVVLYYLPKKANSTK
- the trxA gene encoding thioredoxin, which produces MKNITEGTDFNFQEEVLQSDLPVLVDFWAPWCAPCRMVAPIVEEIANDFSGKLKVVKLNTDENFQTASLYGIMSIPTLGIFKNGKLVDSVIGAVPKQYLLNKLKPYLETIN